In the genome of Synechococcus sp. UW179A, the window CTGATGGTTCAGCGAGCCATCGCAGGTGAGGATTGGGAGGGACTTTCACCTTCATGCAACTCAGCGAAGGATCCTTTGGGTTCCTTGAGGAAAAAGAAGCAGAAGAAAGCCACGATCAGTCCTGCGATTCCCAGAATCTGGAAAAAGGTGCTGTTGGAGGCTGCAATCACCTCAGGGGAAGGATCTTTCCCTCCACCCATCCAAAGCGGCAGCAGGCTGAAGATGGTGAGGTAAGTCACGGCGCCGACGTTGCCGTAGGCACCAACCAGGCCTGCCACCTGACCCGTGACGCGACGCTTCACTAGCGGTACGAGGGCAAATGTTGCGCCTTCCCCGGATTGAACGAAGAAGGAAGCAAGCATGGTGATCACCACAGCAATGAAGATGCCTGTGGAACCACTGAAAGTGCCAGGTTTGATCAGGCTCATCACCAGATAGCCGATGCCCAGTCCTGCCGTGAGGAAGCCCATGGTGTTTTTTCGGCTGCCGAGCTTGTCGGAGATCAGACCACCGGCGGGACGAGCGACCAGATTCACGAAGGCGAAACAAGAGGCCAAGATTCCCGCTGTTGCCTTCGGTAGGTCGAATGTGGTTTCAAAGAAAGTAGGAAGCATGGAAACCACAGCCAGTTCGGAACCGAAGTTCACGATGTAGGTGAGTTCGAGAATGGCGACCTGGCGGAACTCATAACGATCCTCTTTCGGATACACCTTGGTTCCCATGATCAATTCACGGTTGGTTCGGATGATTCCCCAGGTTTGGAAGATGAACCAGATGAGTACAGCAAGCAGGGCCAGTGGATAAGTTCCAGCGTTCAAGAATCCAACTTTCTGAAGTCTCCAGCAAAGAACACAGAGGATTGCGGCGAAGGGAACATTCATGCCGAGCAGCCCCCAGAAATCCCTCATTGAAGTAACTTCAAGGCCTGCAGTCCTCTCAGGACGTTGATACTCCTTGCCTGGCGGGGTGTCGCTGACGTTGAAGAAGTAGATCACTCCGTAAACGGCGGAGATAATTCCTGTTAAAGCAATCGCTCCTCGCCAGTTCAGGGTGGCGCCAGTCGGCAGCTCAAATCCCCCGGAGAAGGAGAGAAACCCAGCCAGTGCAACAAGGCTCAGTGCCGAGAAGGCGGAGCCGAAGTTGCCCCAGCCGCCGTAAATACCCTCTGCCAGACCAATCTCTTTGGGAGGGAACCATTCGGCCACCATGCGGATGCCGATCACGAAGCCGGCGCCTACGATTGAGAGCAGCAGACGGGACACCACTAGTTGATTGAAATCCTGTGCTGATGCAAACATCAGGCAGGGAATCACCGAGAAAACCAGAAGGGTGGAATAGGTGAGTCGAGGACCAAATTTATCCAGCAACATGCCTATCAGCACACGGGCTGGGATGGTGAGAGCAACGTTGCAGATTGCAACTGTACGGATCTGGCCAACGGTCAGGCCAAGATCCGCTTTCACTGTTGTGGCCAGAGGCGCCAGGTTGAACCAAACGACAAAAGTTAAAAAGAATGCAAACCAGGTGAGATGGAGTGTTCGATATCTCCCCTGGAATGACCAGAGTTCGCCAAGCATGGGGTTTGTTGGTGTGGAGAATCAAACCCCGGTGTCGAAACGAAGGCACTCAGGATTTCAAAATGCGGCGCTCATGCAGACCGCCAGATAATTGCACCATTTGGCGGCTACATGAATCGTTGCATTGGCTACAAAATTGCAGCGTTGAGGTCTCAATGCCAATCGAGTTCGTGGGTGACCCAAGTCTTTTTAGTAGTCGTTGTAACTGCAATGTCGTTGGCTTGAGGTGTTACCAAGGCTCAAGATCTTCGGTCCTATGACTCGTCGTCTTCTGGGCGTTGTTCTTGCCGGTGGTGCCAGTCGTCGCATGGGTGCCGACAAGGCCCTGCTGACCCATCCAGATGGATCGAGCTGGCTGGAGGCTCAAGTGCGGCTGGTGCGCTCAGCGGGTCTTGAGGTCTGTGTGATGACAGGTCATGGCACGCATCACGCGCTGCTCAGCACTTGTAAGGGAGTGACTGTTCAAGGGGAGCCCTGGCAGCCTGCAGGTCCCCTCTGGGCTTTGAGTTGTGTTCTGCATGATCGTGATGATGAAGCGTTGCTCACACTGCCTGTGGATATGCCAGGCCTACGTCTGGATGCATTGCAGCAACTGATCCTTCGCTGGAGACAGCGGCAAGCCAGGGCGCTTGTTGCGGATGACGGCTCCAGGCTCCAGCACCTCTTTGGGATTTATCCGTGCGGTGTCTTGTTTCGCAAGGCGCTTGATGATGAGCTGACGGAGGGGAAGGGCCGTTGGTGTGGCTGGCTTGAGCGCATTCCTTATGACACGGTGAAACTTCCTCCTGATCAGCTGGTCAATGTCAATCGGCCCCTTGATCTGTCAGCGTTGACCGGATGATTACCGCATTCCCCCCAATTGACCAGCGGGCTCGAACGCTTGGGGTGCTGCGGATGTCGCTCACGGCCCGCTGCAATCTGGCTTGTCCCTATTGCTGCCCTGATGCTGTGGATCCCCCGGGCTTGCTCAGTCTTGAGCAGCAATTGCGCCTGATCAGGGTTGCTTCCAGGCTGGGAGCTCACACCCTTCGGCTCACTGGAGGGGAACCGTTGCTGAGTGATCGGTTGCTTCCCCTGCTTGAGCAGGTGGCCTTGGGGCGTGCCACTCCTGGAGACCCTTTGCAAGGTTTGCGGCAGGTTGCACTCACCAGCAACGGTGTGTTGCTGACGGAGCAACGGGCGCGTGCACTTCGCTCTGCTGGCCTCGAACGGATCACCATCAGTCTCGATGCGGTCGAGGCCGCAGTGGTGGCGCGTATGGCTGGTTTGAGCGGGGGGGAACTTGCCGGAGCCCGTCTGATTCAGCAGGTGTTGGCGGGTCTTGAGGCAGCTCGTTCTGCC includes:
- a CDS encoding MFS transporter — translated: MLGELWSFQGRYRTLHLTWFAFFLTFVVWFNLAPLATTVKADLGLTVGQIRTVAICNVALTIPARVLIGMLLDKFGPRLTYSTLLVFSVIPCLMFASAQDFNQLVVSRLLLSIVGAGFVIGIRMVAEWFPPKEIGLAEGIYGGWGNFGSAFSALSLVALAGFLSFSGGFELPTGATLNWRGAIALTGIISAVYGVIYFFNVSDTPPGKEYQRPERTAGLEVTSMRDFWGLLGMNVPFAAILCVLCWRLQKVGFLNAGTYPLALLAVLIWFIFQTWGIIRTNRELIMGTKVYPKEDRYEFRQVAILELTYIVNFGSELAVVSMLPTFFETTFDLPKATAGILASCFAFVNLVARPAGGLISDKLGSRKNTMGFLTAGLGIGYLVMSLIKPGTFSGSTGIFIAVVITMLASFFVQSGEGATFALVPLVKRRVTGQVAGLVGAYGNVGAVTYLTIFSLLPLWMGGGKDPSPEVIAASNSTFFQILGIAGLIVAFFCFFFLKEPKGSFAELHEGESPSQSSPAMAR
- a CDS encoding molybdenum cofactor guanylyltransferase codes for the protein MTRRLLGVVLAGGASRRMGADKALLTHPDGSSWLEAQVRLVRSAGLEVCVMTGHGTHHALLSTCKGVTVQGEPWQPAGPLWALSCVLHDRDDEALLTLPVDMPGLRLDALQQLILRWRQRQARALVADDGSRLQHLFGIYPCGVLFRKALDDELTEGKGRWCGWLERIPYDTVKLPPDQLVNVNRPLDLSALTG